In Croceicoccus sp. Ery15, a genomic segment contains:
- a CDS encoding PilZ domain-containing protein — protein sequence MSESHQVPSRQLDRVAVKAPCNYRIGAGIAYPAHLVDLTAEGARLEGISRGLNVGDRLTVRFGGLAPIDAKIQWVERGREAGVRFLQPLYPSVYLHVLASMQRGKVPQLEVARAIPLRAC from the coding sequence ATGTCAGAGTCGCACCAAGTTCCTTCCCGTCAGTTGGATCGTGTCGCAGTCAAAGCGCCGTGCAATTATCGCATTGGTGCAGGGATTGCTTACCCCGCACATTTGGTCGACCTGACGGCTGAGGGAGCGCGTCTGGAAGGTATCTCTAGGGGACTCAATGTTGGAGACCGCCTGACAGTTCGCTTCGGTGGCCTGGCGCCGATCGACGCTAAGATCCAATGGGTAGAGCGGGGAAGAGAAGCTGGTGTCCGGTTTCTTCAACCTCTCTACCCCTCAGTCTATTTGCATGTCCTTGCGTCTATGCAGCGAGGCAAGGTGCCTCAGTTAGAGGTCGCGAGGGCTATCCCGCTCCGGGCTTGCTAA
- a CDS encoding phage tail length tape measure family protein, producing the protein MNSGTLNIEIVAEIAKLQQDLQKVEREVGKMADGVGKKTKAANDNFGAFGRGVQGVGRQSGLAAHHVQNLSFQLQDIAVGLASGQKPLTVFMQQGTQIGGIMQQAGLGVAGFAKDVGVLAARFAPFIIAAGGAAFVLDQYTDKMNEAADSDAFIKSLGLTADEMKNLEGTAVTMGDTLLGTWDVIADGLWNVVGPAVTGAQTSFEEWFWESDKQGRESANRLIGNMVGAFNAIKETWRQFPAVIGDVFISGVNASISAINRLIQLATGAINSFTSAVNNALGLSIPTLDAPQIAAIENSYAGAAQKAAGAWQSEMQKALGRDYIGELGGAITDAAINRRNERLRAQADEMIADRKGGGSARKKAIDEEARALQRAIEASTRYAEALEQETARIGKTAIEIKKMEVAANAAAAPTEELRQRILAAGQAWETATRAQAQADFESNILQPLRDELALLGKVGPERELAALALEEQAFKAMAARDGIADVNKAWEDYLKLRTEIIKGESALEQEADAARLLNDELARMIGMLESLGSLGSGIGALLGIFTGNTAAVSGPLGELLKTKVGGFYDEIGPDGKKTGKELARTIGSELSDIFKMDGQFGRTMQNLLQGGGTGLLVGQAIFGNQSQTEQLGSVIGGAAGQVIGTTIGGPIGGAIGSALGSVLGGLVGGLFGGNRTARANITGADSYTIAGKDSSGYGAADSLAGSVLAGLSEIADLFGGEIGNFNTTIGVRGGDFRVNTSGTSLKKKKGAIDFNDDAEAAIAYAIADAIADGAIIGIRESTKRLIEFGDDVQAQLQKALKFESVFSELQSLQDPLGYALDMLQKEFAQLEDIFAEAGASAEEYAQLEELLAIKRKEAIESATDDLIADFQERADMEAQIL; encoded by the coding sequence ATGAACTCTGGCACGCTGAATATCGAGATCGTGGCCGAGATCGCCAAACTTCAGCAGGATTTGCAGAAGGTCGAACGCGAAGTCGGCAAGATGGCTGATGGCGTTGGTAAAAAGACCAAAGCCGCCAATGATAATTTTGGGGCCTTCGGGCGCGGCGTGCAGGGTGTGGGCAGGCAGTCCGGCCTTGCCGCACATCATGTCCAGAACCTGTCTTTCCAGTTGCAGGATATAGCGGTTGGTCTGGCTTCGGGCCAGAAGCCTCTAACCGTGTTCATGCAGCAGGGCACACAGATTGGCGGTATCATGCAGCAGGCGGGACTGGGCGTTGCGGGCTTCGCCAAGGACGTTGGCGTTCTTGCCGCCCGCTTCGCGCCGTTCATCATTGCCGCAGGTGGGGCCGCTTTCGTTCTTGATCAATATACTGACAAGATGAACGAGGCCGCTGATAGCGATGCTTTCATAAAGTCGCTTGGCCTGACCGCCGATGAAATGAAGAACCTTGAAGGCACCGCCGTTACGATGGGCGATACCCTTCTGGGGACTTGGGATGTTATCGCGGACGGGCTTTGGAATGTGGTCGGCCCCGCCGTAACCGGCGCACAAACATCATTCGAAGAATGGTTCTGGGAAAGCGACAAGCAGGGGCGTGAAAGCGCGAACCGGCTGATCGGCAATATGGTCGGCGCGTTCAATGCCATCAAGGAAACGTGGCGGCAATTCCCTGCGGTTATCGGTGACGTTTTCATTTCCGGTGTTAACGCCAGCATCAGCGCGATTAACCGGCTGATCCAATTGGCGACGGGGGCGATCAACAGCTTCACCAGCGCCGTCAATAATGCGCTTGGCCTGTCTATCCCGACACTTGACGCGCCCCAGATTGCCGCCATTGAAAACAGTTATGCAGGGGCCGCGCAAAAGGCTGCTGGCGCGTGGCAGTCTGAAATGCAGAAGGCTCTTGGCCGCGACTATATTGGTGAGTTGGGCGGGGCCATTACGGACGCCGCGATCAATCGGCGCAATGAACGCCTTCGCGCACAGGCCGACGAAATGATTGCAGACCGCAAGGGCGGCGGTTCCGCACGCAAGAAGGCAATCGACGAAGAAGCGCGGGCTTTGCAGCGGGCCATTGAGGCATCCACCCGCTACGCAGAGGCGCTTGAGCAGGAAACGGCTCGCATCGGCAAGACGGCCATCGAGATCAAGAAGATGGAAGTTGCGGCCAATGCAGCGGCAGCGCCGACCGAAGAATTGCGCCAGCGCATTCTGGCGGCGGGTCAGGCATGGGAAACTGCCACCCGCGCACAGGCGCAGGCCGATTTCGAGAGCAATATCCTTCAGCCTCTGCGCGATGAATTGGCATTACTTGGCAAGGTAGGGCCGGAGCGCGAACTGGCTGCGCTGGCGCTGGAAGAGCAGGCGTTTAAGGCAATGGCTGCGCGTGATGGCATTGCGGACGTAAACAAGGCTTGGGAAGATTACCTGAAGCTGCGCACCGAAATCATCAAGGGCGAAAGCGCGCTTGAGCAAGAGGCAGATGCGGCGCGGCTGCTGAATGACGAACTGGCCCGCATGATCGGCATGCTGGAAAGTCTCGGCTCGCTGGGTTCCGGCATCGGTGCGCTGCTTGGTATTTTCACCGGCAACACCGCCGCAGTTAGCGGGCCGTTGGGCGAATTGCTCAAAACCAAAGTTGGCGGCTTCTACGATGAAATTGGACCGGATGGCAAAAAGACGGGCAAAGAACTCGCTCGCACCATTGGCTCTGAACTTTCTGACATTTTCAAGATGGATGGCCAGTTCGGCAGGACCATGCAGAACCTGTTGCAGGGCGGCGGCACCGGGCTTCTGGTCGGGCAGGCGATCTTCGGCAATCAAAGCCAGACTGAACAACTCGGTTCGGTGATTGGCGGCGCTGCCGGTCAGGTAATCGGCACGACCATCGGCGGACCTATCGGCGGCGCAATCGGTAGCGCGCTCGGTTCTGTTCTCGGCGGTTTGGTGGGTGGCCTGTTCGGCGGAAACCGCACGGCGCGGGCGAATATCACTGGCGCGGATAGCTACACCATCGCGGGCAAGGATTCGAGCGGCTACGGCGCTGCGGACAGCCTTGCCGGTTCGGTGCTTGCTGGCCTGTCGGAAATTGCCGATCTGTTCGGCGGTGAGATTGGCAACTTCAACACGACCATCGGCGTTCGTGGCGGTGACTTCCGCGTCAACACTTCGGGCACCAGCCTGAAAAAGAAAAAGGGCGCAATCGACTTTAACGACGATGCCGAGGCGGCAATTGCATATGCCATTGCGGACGCGATTGCAGACGGTGCGATCATCGGCATCCGCGAAAGCACGAAGCGCCTGATTGAGTTTGGCGACGATGTGCAGGCACAGCTTCAGAAGGCGCTCAAATTCGAAAGCGTCTTTTCGGAACTGCAATCGCTGCAAGACCCGCTCGGCTATGCGCTCGACATGCTGCAAAAGGAATTCGCGCAGCTGGAGGACATCTTCGCAGAGGCGGGCGCAAGTGCAGAGGAATATGCTCAACTAGAGGAACTGCTTGCGATCAAGCGCAAGGAGGCAATCGAGAGCGCGACCGACGATCTGATTGCCGACTTCCAAGAGCGGGCGGATATGGAGGCACAAATCCTCTAA
- a CDS encoding phage major capsid protein, producing the protein MNIETKLRDAKTVGEVAEAIKSGVLSVEEAVRTLSARMDEAEQKGVRHGGDFNGGGDSWGHEFTREVGHEVKGLMQNRGHIGLELKTTITSATGDSLIVPKREQIVGLPKRRLTIRSLMTTVNVSTGSVEYPQLTARTNAAEMVAEGTLKPESALTFDLATAPIRTIAHWIPASVQVLEDVPQLQSLIDEELTYGVALKEEAQLLAGDGTGQNLDGMVTNATAFSDPMSLASPNMIDMIGAAILQCSLTDVPPDGIVIHPSDWWRMRLLKDGDGKYILGDPGANVTPMLFGLPVVPTQAQTVDKFLVGSFKSQTLYDRHRTRIEISTEHDDFFTRNLVAIRGEERIGMAVKRPEALIYGDFGNVA; encoded by the coding sequence ATGAACATCGAAACCAAACTCAGGGACGCAAAAACCGTTGGCGAGGTCGCAGAAGCGATCAAAAGTGGCGTGCTCTCGGTCGAAGAGGCAGTGCGCACCCTTTCAGCGCGTATGGACGAGGCCGAGCAGAAAGGCGTGCGGCATGGCGGTGATTTCAATGGCGGCGGCGATAGCTGGGGCCATGAGTTCACTCGTGAAGTTGGCCACGAGGTTAAAGGCCTGATGCAGAACCGTGGGCATATCGGCCTTGAGCTGAAGACCACGATTACCAGCGCAACCGGTGACAGCCTTATCGTCCCGAAGCGCGAACAGATCGTTGGGCTACCCAAGCGCCGGCTTACCATTCGTTCTCTGATGACGACGGTGAACGTCTCGACCGGCAGCGTGGAATACCCCCAGCTTACCGCTCGCACGAATGCAGCCGAAATGGTGGCGGAAGGCACCCTCAAGCCGGAAAGCGCTCTCACGTTCGATCTGGCGACTGCACCGATCCGCACCATTGCGCACTGGATCCCCGCATCTGTGCAGGTGCTGGAAGACGTGCCGCAGCTTCAGTCCCTCATCGACGAGGAACTGACCTATGGCGTGGCTTTGAAGGAAGAGGCGCAGCTTTTGGCAGGCGATGGCACCGGCCAGAACCTTGATGGCATGGTCACGAATGCCACCGCCTTCAGCGATCCGATGAGCCTCGCCAGCCCGAACATGATTGACATGATCGGCGCTGCCATCCTGCAGTGTTCGCTGACCGATGTTCCGCCTGATGGCATTGTCATTCATCCGTCCGATTGGTGGCGGATGCGACTGCTGAAGGATGGCGACGGCAAATACATCCTTGGTGATCCGGGCGCGAACGTGACCCCGATGCTGTTCGGCCTGCCGGTAGTCCCGACACAGGCGCAGACCGTGGACAAGTTCCTGGTCGGCAGCTTCAAGTCGCAAACGCTCTATGATCGTCACCGGACGCGCATCGAGATCAGCACCGAGCATGACGACTTTTTCACCCGCAACCTCGTCGCCATCCGTGGCGAAGAGCGTATCGGCATGGCTGTGAAGCGTCCCGAGGCACTGATCTACGGTGACTTCGGTAACGTCGCCTAA
- a CDS encoding helix-turn-helix domain-containing protein — MLSNDLLSGAKAAAEYIGATPRIVYHLCETGSLPCIRKGKRLYFRKSELDRAFTSEVQ, encoded by the coding sequence ATGCTGTCGAACGACCTGTTGTCCGGTGCCAAAGCAGCCGCCGAATATATCGGGGCCACTCCACGCATCGTTTACCACCTGTGTGAAACCGGATCCCTCCCCTGCATCCGTAAGGGCAAGCGCTTGTATTTTCGCAAATCCGAGTTGGACCGCGCTTTTACCAGTGAGGTGCAGTGA
- a CDS encoding site-specific integrase has product MAIRKRQWTAPDGTAKQAWLVDYRDQEGKRRFKQFARKKDADAWSTQTGWEVSKGVHTPDSQSITVAAAADLWITKAEAEGRERGTVDQYRRLSRLHVTPLIGAEKLSRLTRPAVEAYRDELLKSRSRVMAGKALRALSSILGEAERRGLVAQNVARNVKVAKVNRDKKKVTIPTRSELKALLDHASNDMRPLVMLAIFTGLRSSEFRGLRWQDVDLKAGTVTVEQRADRYREIGPPKSEAGYRTIPIAPALVKELKAWKLRCPNGELGLVFPNTQGGVWEYVHLLRRQFFPLQIAAGVCDKVGENEEGEPILKARYGFHDLRHAAASAWIKQRIDLKRLQVWMGHSSIQITLDTYGHLLADAEGDAALIAAAQADLLN; this is encoded by the coding sequence TTGGCGATTCGTAAGCGCCAATGGACCGCCCCCGATGGCACCGCCAAGCAGGCGTGGTTGGTCGATTACCGCGATCAGGAAGGCAAGCGGCGCTTCAAGCAATTCGCCCGCAAGAAGGATGCGGATGCTTGGTCTACGCAAACCGGTTGGGAAGTATCGAAAGGCGTCCACACACCTGACAGCCAATCGATTACCGTTGCCGCTGCAGCCGATCTGTGGATTACCAAGGCCGAGGCTGAGGGAAGGGAGCGCGGCACGGTCGATCAATACCGCCGCCTGTCCCGCCTGCATGTGACGCCGCTGATAGGCGCTGAGAAGCTATCTAGGCTTACCCGGCCCGCCGTGGAGGCATACCGCGACGAGCTGCTTAAATCCCGCTCCAGAGTAATGGCAGGCAAGGCTTTGCGGGCGCTATCCAGCATACTCGGGGAAGCGGAGAGGCGTGGTCTGGTCGCGCAGAACGTGGCGCGCAATGTGAAGGTGGCTAAGGTCAATCGCGACAAGAAGAAGGTTACGATTCCTACCCGCTCTGAACTGAAGGCGCTGCTGGATCATGCGAGCAATGACATGCGCCCGCTGGTCATGCTTGCCATCTTTACCGGCCTGCGGTCGTCCGAGTTTCGCGGTCTGCGCTGGCAGGATGTGGATCTGAAGGCAGGGACGGTTACGGTCGAACAGCGGGCGGACCGTTACCGGGAGATAGGCCCACCGAAGTCTGAAGCTGGATACCGGACGATTCCCATCGCGCCCGCGCTGGTGAAGGAACTGAAGGCATGGAAGCTGCGCTGTCCGAACGGGGAACTCGGTCTGGTCTTTCCGAACACGCAAGGCGGGGTCTGGGAATATGTCCACCTGTTGCGCCGTCAGTTTTTCCCGCTCCAGATTGCAGCCGGTGTCTGTGACAAGGTGGGCGAGAATGAAGAGGGCGAGCCGATTCTGAAGGCCCGCTATGGTTTCCACGATCTACGCCACGCCGCCGCCAGCGCATGGATTAAACAGCGCATCGATCTGAAGCGCCTGCAGGTCTGGATGGGGCATTCATCCATTCAAATCACGCTCGACACCTACGGCCATCTGTTGGCCGATGCCGAGGGCGATGCTGCCCTGATCGCCGCAGCACAGGCGGACCTGCTAAATTAG
- a CDS encoding glycerol kinase GlpK — translation MPQRSLLVLDEGTTSTRAILYSRTGETLGICQAELTQYYPQPGRVEHDAAEIWTKTLDCARTVIERAGSADGIAAIGITNQRETVVAWDRETGEPVCRAIVWQDRRTADRCRELALAGHEAMIRDKTGLVLDPYFSATKMRWILDNVPDARALGDRLAMGTIESWLVWKLTGGLHISDASNASRTMLMALDGHDWDDNLLALHGVPRNCLPEIADNSGLFGNALPEWLGAPVPVCGLAGDQQSAMIGQNCIAPGDVKLTLGTGAFVLASTGTRLPHSDHRLLGTVIAQTGGVRSYALEGSIFAAGSLVKWLRDELCMIGTSGETESLARSVPDNGGVCMIPALSGLGAPYWRPEARGMIDGLTHGTSRAHIVRATLETIAHQMHDLQTAYQRDGSQWQTLRIDGGMSANEWIVQDLADILDLPVERPHDVETTALGAAMLASVGCGMHGTIAEAAVMRPDIARFTPQMAPSRRAERLSRWHRMLAEHLGIDDLP, via the coding sequence ATGCCCCAGCGCAGCCTGCTTGTCCTTGACGAAGGGACGACATCCACACGCGCCATCCTGTATTCCAGAACCGGCGAGACGCTGGGAATCTGCCAGGCCGAATTGACCCAGTATTACCCGCAACCGGGGAGGGTCGAACATGACGCGGCCGAAATCTGGACCAAAACTCTGGATTGCGCCCGCACCGTCATCGAACGCGCGGGCAGTGCGGACGGGATCGCCGCCATCGGGATCACCAACCAGCGCGAAACCGTGGTCGCATGGGACCGCGAGACGGGCGAACCCGTTTGCCGCGCCATCGTTTGGCAGGACCGCCGAACCGCGGATCGCTGCCGCGAACTGGCCCTAGCCGGACACGAGGCCATGATCCGCGACAAGACCGGATTGGTGCTGGACCCGTATTTTTCGGCGACCAAGATGCGCTGGATACTCGATAACGTGCCAGATGCGCGCGCTTTGGGCGACAGGCTGGCGATGGGCACAATCGAAAGCTGGCTGGTCTGGAAGCTGACCGGCGGGCTGCATATTTCGGATGCCAGCAATGCCAGCCGCACCATGTTGATGGCGCTGGACGGCCATGATTGGGACGATAATCTGCTGGCGCTGCATGGCGTGCCGCGCAATTGCCTGCCCGAAATTGCCGATAATTCGGGTCTGTTCGGCAATGCCTTGCCCGAATGGCTGGGCGCGCCGGTTCCCGTTTGCGGCCTTGCAGGCGATCAGCAATCGGCCATGATCGGACAGAACTGCATCGCGCCGGGCGACGTAAAGCTGACCTTGGGCACCGGAGCATTCGTCCTTGCCAGCACAGGCACCCGCCTGCCGCATTCGGACCATCGCCTGCTGGGCACGGTGATAGCGCAAACGGGGGGCGTGCGCAGCTATGCGCTGGAGGGGTCGATCTTTGCCGCAGGCAGTCTTGTCAAATGGCTGCGTGACGAGCTTTGCATGATCGGCACATCCGGCGAGACCGAGTCTTTGGCCCGTTCGGTGCCTGACAACGGCGGCGTTTGCATGATTCCGGCACTGTCCGGCCTTGGCGCGCCCTATTGGCGCCCCGAAGCGCGCGGCATGATCGACGGGCTAACCCACGGGACCAGCCGCGCGCATATCGTGCGGGCCACTTTGGAAACGATCGCCCATCAGATGCACGATCTGCAAACTGCCTATCAGCGCGACGGTTCGCAATGGCAGACCTTGCGCATCGACGGAGGGATGAGCGCGAACGAATGGATCGTGCAGGATCTGGCCGATATTCTGGACCTGCCGGTCGAACGTCCGCACGATGTCGAAACCACCGCCCTGGGCGCGGCGATGCTGGCAAGCGTCGGTTGCGGCATGCATGGCACGATCGCCGAGGCAGCCGTCATGCGCCCCGATATCGCGCGCTTCACCCCGCAAATGGCCCCGTCACGCCGCGCAGAGAGGCTGTCGAGGTGGCACCGCATGCTGGCCGAGCATCTGGGCATCGACGATCTGCCCTAG
- a CDS encoding 3,4-dihydroxy-2-butanone-4-phosphate synthase: MAPNVIATSGSTGAMSDAAKAGMGNSAVICSILRDDGEMARTPDVPRPVERHGLAVADIVALLYRMGDATARPVQD; encoded by the coding sequence ATGGCGCCCAATGTCATAGCGACCAGCGGATCGACCGGCGCCATGTCGGACGCAGCCAAAGCGGGCATGGGTAATTCCGCAGTGATCTGTTCGATCTTGCGTGACGACGGCGAAATGGCCCGCACACCCGACGTGCCCCGTCCTGTCGAACGCCACGGGCTTGCCGTGGCAGACATCGTCGCATTGCTATACCGGATGGGCGACGCGACCGCGCGACCGGTGCAGGACTGA
- a CDS encoding glycerol-3-phosphate dehydrogenase, with product MTDDAKDKNLFDIAVIGGGVNGSGIARDAAGRGARVLLLEARDLASGTSSASTKLIHGGLRYLEHYEFALVREALTERETLWCIAPHIIWPMRFVLPYVDGLRPRWLLRLGLFVYDHIGGRRKLPPTSSVRLRRHPGGKPLKTEFDRAFVYSDCWVDDARLVALNARDAADRGADIRTRSPVTRMERDGDHWKIEAGGETFRARAVVNAAGPSVLDLIGRAGEQTNQRMRLVRGSHIVVPRLFDHDFAYFFQLPDGRIFFAIPYEGDYTLIGTTDRDHHGTLDDIHASDEEIAYLCDGASRYFKTAVTPHDVVWTYSGVRPLLDDGSGKPEAATRGYHLQLSPESDGPPLLSVFGGKITTFRHLAQDAIDMMATRVQALSGKPWTAHAPLPGGDFPTDGAAALVLGLQAEFPFLEDGWALRMVRAYGTLARTIPGDAHSLSDCGEHFGHGLTEREVRYLIEREWARDADDILWRRSKLGLRMTDVQKQKIKNFMERENRTWRPMS from the coding sequence ATGACCGACGACGCCAAGGACAAGAACCTGTTCGATATCGCGGTCATCGGCGGCGGCGTGAACGGCAGCGGCATCGCCCGCGATGCGGCGGGCCGCGGTGCGCGCGTGCTGTTGCTGGAGGCGCGCGACCTTGCCAGCGGAACATCTTCGGCATCGACCAAGCTTATCCATGGCGGCCTGCGATATCTGGAACATTACGAATTCGCGCTGGTGCGTGAAGCCCTGACAGAGCGGGAGACATTGTGGTGCATCGCGCCGCATATCATCTGGCCGATGCGTTTCGTGCTGCCCTATGTCGACGGACTGCGTCCGCGATGGCTGCTGCGGTTGGGACTGTTCGTTTATGACCACATCGGCGGTCGCCGCAAGCTGCCGCCGACCAGCAGCGTGCGTCTGCGCCGTCATCCCGGCGGCAAACCGCTGAAGACCGAATTCGACCGTGCTTTCGTCTATTCGGATTGCTGGGTCGACGATGCGCGGCTGGTGGCGCTGAATGCGCGCGACGCGGCCGACAGGGGGGCCGACATTCGCACCCGCAGCCCTGTCACCCGCATGGAGCGCGACGGCGACCACTGGAAGATCGAAGCAGGTGGCGAAACATTCCGTGCACGTGCAGTGGTGAATGCCGCAGGACCGTCGGTATTGGATTTGATCGGCCGAGCGGGCGAGCAGACGAACCAGCGCATGCGGCTCGTGCGCGGTTCGCATATCGTGGTTCCGCGCCTGTTCGATCACGATTTCGCCTATTTCTTCCAGCTCCCCGACGGACGGATATTTTTCGCCATTCCTTACGAGGGCGACTACACCCTGATCGGCACTACCGACCGCGACCATCACGGCACGCTGGACGATATCCATGCCAGCGACGAAGAAATCGCCTATCTGTGCGACGGCGCCAGCCGTTATTTTAAAACAGCCGTCACGCCGCACGATGTGGTGTGGACCTATTCCGGGGTGCGCCCGTTGCTTGACGACGGATCTGGCAAGCCCGAGGCCGCGACACGCGGATACCATTTGCAATTGTCGCCCGAAAGCGATGGGCCGCCCCTGTTGTCGGTGTTCGGCGGCAAGATTACCACGTTCCGCCATCTGGCGCAGGACGCCATCGACATGATGGCAACGCGCGTACAAGCCTTGTCGGGCAAGCCGTGGACGGCGCATGCCCCCCTGCCGGGCGGCGATTTTCCGACCGATGGTGCCGCCGCTCTGGTTCTCGGATTGCAGGCTGAATTCCCGTTTCTGGAGGACGGCTGGGCACTGCGCATGGTTCGCGCCTATGGCACGCTGGCCCGGACAATTCCGGGCGATGCCCACAGCCTGTCCGACTGCGGTGAGCATTTCGGCCACGGCCTGACCGAACGGGAAGTCCGCTATCTGATCGAACGCGAATGGGCGCGCGATGCGGACGATATATTATGGCGCCGGTCCAAGCTGGGCCTGCGCATGACCGACGTGCAGAAACAGAAGATCAAGAATTTTATGGAGCGGGAGAACAGGACATGGCGCCCAATGTCATAG
- a CDS encoding YdiY family protein, translating to MISGRYGRITGAVLAGGCFVLAMPAMAQDAASGVPAELANIYREAKPSERESIEHIAKRLYPDQRDKIDDIIDAIEDEEKAAVDEARYLKGWEGEGSFGASLDTGNTEEWGVSAGVELTRKDNLWEHRFKGDINIREVDSERTEERFGASYRARRDFADSPIFAFGTLSYERNRFQGISRRFTEVVGVGYQIIDSDDVDWEASAGPALRQTRFTSGESENRLGAFANTDFKWDITDTLAFSESIAFVLDEANSTLTTSTAVTSDLYGNLSARLSFDTIYESDPAPGTVSWDTSTRLSVVLGL from the coding sequence ATGATTTCGGGCAGGTACGGACGTATTACGGGTGCAGTTCTGGCGGGGGGCTGCTTTGTGCTGGCCATGCCCGCCATGGCGCAGGATGCCGCGTCGGGCGTGCCCGCCGAACTGGCCAATATCTACCGCGAGGCAAAACCGTCGGAGCGCGAGAGCATCGAACATATCGCCAAGCGGCTCTATCCCGACCAGCGCGACAAGATCGACGACATCATCGACGCGATCGAGGACGAGGAAAAGGCCGCAGTGGACGAGGCCCGTTATCTGAAGGGCTGGGAAGGGGAAGGCAGTTTCGGCGCCAGCCTGGATACCGGCAATACCGAGGAATGGGGCGTCAGCGCGGGCGTGGAACTGACGCGCAAGGACAATCTGTGGGAACACCGGTTCAAGGGCGACATCAATATCCGCGAAGTCGACAGCGAACGGACCGAGGAACGCTTTGGCGCATCCTATCGCGCGCGCCGCGATTTTGCCGATTCCCCGATCTTCGCCTTCGGCACGCTCAGCTATGAACGCAACCGGTTTCAGGGCATTTCCCGCCGTTTTACCGAAGTGGTGGGCGTCGGTTACCAGATCATCGACAGCGACGATGTCGATTGGGAAGCATCGGCGGGCCCCGCGCTGCGCCAGACGCGCTTTACTTCGGGCGAGAGCGAGAACCGGCTGGGCGCCTTTGCCAATACCGATTTCAAATGGGACATCACCGACACGCTGGCCTTCAGCGAGAGCATTGCCTTTGTGCTGGACGAGGCGAACAGCACGCTGACCACGTCGACGGCAGTGACCAGCGATCTTTACGGCAATCTGTCGGCGCGGCTGTCGTTCGACACGATCTACGAATCCGATCCGGCCCCCGGCACGGTATCGTGGGATACCAGCACGCGGCTCAGCGTCGTGCTGGGTCTGTAA
- a CDS encoding Na+/H+ antiporter subunit G, with product MTLIADILIAVLILGGGAFALIGSWGLVRLPSLMTRLHGPTKATTLGVGGVLVASMIYFPVYHGHFSAHELLITLFLFISAPITANMIAKAHLHRQGTRIDPNPADDIQEGLPQSEIWATFRANQPAGGTDAEAEITDPARR from the coding sequence ATGACGCTGATCGCCGATATTCTGATCGCCGTGCTGATCCTTGGCGGAGGTGCGTTTGCGCTGATCGGATCGTGGGGGCTGGTACGCCTCCCCTCGCTGATGACGCGGCTGCACGGGCCGACCAAGGCGACCACGCTGGGCGTGGGCGGGGTGCTGGTGGCCAGCATGATCTATTTCCCCGTCTATCACGGCCATTTCTCGGCGCACGAGCTGCTGATCACGCTGTTCCTGTTCATTTCGGCCCCGATCACCGCGAATATGATCGCCAAGGCGCATCTGCACCGTCAGGGCACGCGGATCGATCCCAACCCTGCCGACGATATTCAGGAAGGCCTGCCGCAAAGCGAGATCTGGGCCACGTTCCGCGCGAACCAGCCCGCGGGGGGCACGGACGCAGAGGCTGAGATTACAGACCCAGCACGACGCTGA
- a CDS encoding K+/H+ antiporter subunit F, with translation MSPIIHYAILAGYFMIGLAILLNVWRLFAGPTRGDRILALDTMVINAIALIVLFGIREGTTMYFESALLFAMVGFVGTVAYAKFLLRGDIVE, from the coding sequence ATGAGCCCGATCATCCATTACGCCATTCTGGCCGGTTATTTCATGATCGGCCTTGCGATCCTGCTGAATGTGTGGCGCCTATTCGCGGGGCCGACGCGGGGGGACCGCATCCTCGCGCTCGACACCATGGTCATCAATGCCATCGCATTGATCGTGCTGTTCGGGATCAGGGAAGGCACGACCATGTATTTCGAATCCGCCCTGCTGTTCGCCATGGTCGGTTTCGTGGGAACGGTGGCCTATGCCAAGTTCCTGCTACGCGGCGATATCGTGGAGTAA